From Sporosarcina sp. Te-1, the proteins below share one genomic window:
- the ispF gene encoding 2-C-methyl-D-erythritol 2,4-cyclodiphosphate synthase — protein MIRVGQGFDVHEFAEGRPLIIGGVTIPHDKGLTGHSDADVLLHTITDAALGAIGEGDIGRHFPDTDAAFKDADSAVLLEKIWELVEERGYKLGNIDCTIIAQRPKMAPYIGDIQHRVAELLKADVSQVNVKATTTEKLGFTGREEGIAAMAVILLVKE, from the coding sequence ATGATTCGAGTGGGACAAGGGTTTGACGTGCATGAATTCGCGGAAGGGCGGCCGTTGATCATAGGCGGCGTGACGATTCCGCATGATAAAGGGCTGACAGGACATTCGGACGCGGATGTACTATTACATACGATTACAGACGCAGCACTTGGTGCGATTGGTGAAGGGGATATCGGACGGCATTTCCCTGATACGGATGCGGCTTTTAAAGACGCGGATTCTGCTGTTTTGCTTGAGAAGATTTGGGAGCTGGTAGAGGAACGCGGGTATAAACTCGGGAATATCGACTGCACAATTATTGCCCAGCGCCCGAAAATGGCGCCGTACATCGGTGACATCCAGCATCGCGTTGCGGAATTGTTAAAAGCCGATGTGTCACAGGTGAATGTCAAAGCGACAACGACTGAAAAATTGGGCTTTACCGGAAGAGAAGAAGGGATTGCTGCAATGGCTGTCATTCTTCTTGTCAAGGAATGA
- the cysE gene encoding serine O-acetyltransferase, with translation MFKRMKEDIRCIFEQDPAARSTIEVVLTYSGLHAIWAHRFAHALYKRNFLFLARVVSQVSRFFTGIEIHPGAVIGRRLFIDHGMGIVIGETCEIGDDVTLYQGVTLGGTGKEKGKRHPTLHNNVLVASGAKVLGSITIGENSKVGAGSVVLKDVPPDSTVVGIPGKVVISNGVRVKEKLDHHTMPDPVEETCDQLKREIQQLKDRIAVLEKMGGEQHEHSNL, from the coding sequence TTGTTCAAGAGGATGAAAGAGGATATCCGATGCATATTTGAACAGGACCCGGCAGCGCGCAGTACCATCGAAGTAGTATTGACGTACTCTGGCCTCCATGCCATTTGGGCGCATCGGTTTGCACATGCCTTGTATAAAAGAAATTTTTTGTTTTTAGCGCGAGTTGTTTCCCAAGTAAGCCGTTTTTTCACGGGAATCGAAATTCATCCGGGTGCCGTAATTGGGCGTCGTTTATTTATCGACCATGGAATGGGCATCGTCATTGGGGAAACTTGTGAGATTGGCGATGATGTCACACTCTACCAAGGCGTTACGCTTGGCGGGACTGGAAAGGAAAAAGGGAAGCGGCATCCGACCTTGCATAATAATGTGCTTGTTGCTTCAGGGGCAAAAGTGCTTGGTTCCATTACAATCGGAGAGAACAGTAAAGTCGGAGCCGGATCTGTTGTTTTGAAAGATGTACCGCCCGATTCGACGGTTGTCGGAATACCGGGGAAAGTGGTCATTTCAAACGGTGTGCGGGTGAAGGAAAAATTAGATCATCATACCATGCCTGATCCTGTCGAAGAGACATGTGATCAATTAAAACGTGAAATTCAACAATTGAAAGATCGCATTGCAGTATTGGAAAAAATGGGAGGAGAACAACATGAGCATTCAAATTTATAA
- the cysS gene encoding cysteine--tRNA ligase, translating into MSIQIYNTLTRKKEPFIPMEEGKVKMYVCGPTVYNYIHIGNARPVIVFDTVRRYLEYRGYDVTYVSNFTDVDDKIIRTANELGEEVGELTSRFINAYFEDVGALGCEKADIHPRVTEHIEDIIAFIQVLVDKGFAYESHGDVYYRTRKFDNYGKLSHQSIDELKVGARIEESVIKENALDFALWKAAKEGEIAWDSPWGPGRPGWHIECSVMAREHLGDTIDIHAGGQDLTFPHHENEIAQSEAMTGKEFARYWMHNGYINIDNEKMSKSLGNFILVNDIRKQIDPQVLRFFMLSVHYRHPVNFSQDLVESAKNALERIRTAYNNLKYRLETSADLGDQQDIWLHKVNELVSDFEVAMDDDFNTANAMAAIFDLVKLANVYLLEENTQVQVLSYFVETFDRLMSVLGLPFQSEDELLDEEIEALIEERLTARRERNFARADEIREELKDKGILLEDTAQGTRWKRG; encoded by the coding sequence ATGAGCATTCAAATTTATAATACGCTGACTCGGAAGAAGGAACCTTTCATCCCGATGGAGGAAGGAAAGGTCAAAATGTATGTCTGCGGTCCGACGGTGTACAACTATATTCATATCGGAAATGCCCGGCCGGTCATCGTATTCGACACGGTCCGCCGCTATCTTGAATATCGCGGCTATGATGTCACATACGTATCGAATTTTACGGATGTAGATGACAAGATTATCCGAACGGCAAATGAACTTGGTGAAGAAGTAGGCGAACTAACTTCTCGGTTTATTAATGCGTATTTCGAGGATGTAGGGGCGCTCGGATGTGAAAAGGCGGATATTCATCCGCGTGTGACAGAACATATTGAAGATATCATTGCATTCATCCAAGTGTTGGTGGACAAAGGATTTGCCTATGAATCCCACGGCGATGTCTATTACCGGACGCGGAAATTCGACAATTATGGAAAACTTTCCCATCAATCGATTGATGAGTTGAAAGTTGGCGCGCGCATTGAAGAAAGCGTAATAAAGGAAAACGCCCTTGATTTTGCTTTATGGAAAGCGGCGAAGGAAGGAGAGATCGCATGGGATAGCCCTTGGGGACCAGGACGCCCGGGCTGGCATATTGAATGCTCAGTCATGGCCAGAGAGCATCTCGGGGATACGATTGATATCCATGCGGGGGGACAGGACTTGACATTCCCGCACCATGAAAATGAAATCGCCCAATCGGAAGCGATGACGGGTAAAGAATTTGCGAGATATTGGATGCACAATGGTTACATTAATATTGATAATGAAAAAATGTCGAAATCGCTCGGAAACTTCATACTTGTGAATGACATCCGAAAGCAGATCGACCCGCAGGTACTCCGTTTCTTCATGCTGTCAGTCCATTACAGACATCCCGTCAACTTCTCGCAGGATCTAGTAGAGAGCGCGAAAAACGCCTTGGAGCGGATACGGACCGCCTACAACAATCTGAAGTACCGCTTGGAAACTTCCGCGGATCTTGGGGACCAACAAGATATTTGGCTGCACAAAGTGAATGAACTGGTAAGCGACTTCGAAGTCGCAATGGATGACGATTTTAATACAGCGAATGCTATGGCGGCGATCTTCGATCTTGTCAAACTGGCTAATGTATACTTGTTGGAAGAAAATACACAAGTGCAGGTATTGTCGTATTTCGTCGAAACTTTTGATCGACTTATGAGTGTTCTTGGTCTGCCGTTCCAGAGTGAAGATGAATTGCTCGATGAGGAGATTGAAGCGTTAATCGAAGAAAGGCTGACAGCAAGACGTGAGCGGAATTTCGCGAGAGCGGATGAGATTCGGGAAGAGCTCAAAGATAAAGGCATTCTATTGGAAGATACGGCGCAAGGCACCCGTTGGAAAAGAGGGTGA
- the ispD gene encoding 2-C-methyl-D-erythritol 4-phosphate cytidylyltransferase, with protein MKYTVMIPAAGSGKRMGAGRNKLFLELGDKPILIHTLDVFEQDPDCEGIILAVRPDERDDIKGLLDRFGISKAEQLVDGGGERQQSVAACIKAHQTGGIVLVHDAARPFIHRHVIHRLVETAETFGAAIAGVQAKDTMKMASDGIVEETVDRNCLWIIQTPQAFRYELLAEASEKAEADGFFGTDESMLVERLGYPIRVVESTYDNVKMTTKEDLVFGEIFLSRRQ; from the coding sequence GTGAAATATACAGTCATGATTCCCGCAGCAGGAAGCGGCAAGCGGATGGGTGCAGGTCGAAACAAGCTTTTTCTTGAATTGGGCGATAAGCCGATTTTAATCCACACACTGGATGTGTTTGAACAGGATCCAGATTGTGAAGGAATCATTTTAGCTGTCCGTCCAGATGAACGGGATGACATCAAAGGACTGCTTGACAGGTTCGGAATTTCAAAAGCGGAACAGTTGGTCGATGGGGGCGGCGAACGGCAGCAAAGTGTCGCCGCCTGCATCAAAGCGCATCAGACCGGTGGCATTGTACTGGTCCACGATGCGGCAAGACCGTTCATTCACCGGCATGTCATTCATCGGCTTGTCGAAACGGCGGAGACGTTTGGAGCTGCCATTGCAGGCGTCCAAGCGAAGGATACAATGAAGATGGCATCTGATGGTATAGTAGAGGAAACGGTAGATCGGAATTGTCTGTGGATTATTCAGACCCCACAGGCGTTCCGCTATGAACTGCTGGCAGAGGCATCCGAGAAAGCAGAGGCAGACGGATTTTTCGGCACGGATGAGTCAATGCTTGTCGAAAGACTCGGATATCCAATCAGAGTGGTGGAGAGTACGTACGATAACGTGAAAATGACGACGAAAGAAGATCTTGTCTTCGGCGAGATCTTTTTATCACGCAGACAGTAG
- the gltX gene encoding glutamate--tRNA ligase, with product MSTEVRVRYAPSPTGHLHIGGARTALFNYLFARHHGGKFIIRIEDTDTERNIEAGELSQLDNLKWLGIHHDESVDVGGPYGPYRQTERLDLYTQYAKEMLEKGHAYKCFCTTEELEAERERQKASGIAAPMYAGTCRHLTEEEVAEKEAAGLPYTIRMKVPENVTYEVDDMVRGKVAFESKDVGDWVLVKANGIPTYNFAVVIDDHLMKISHVFRGEEHLTNTPKQLMIYDVFGWEYPRFGHMTLIVNEDRKKLSKRDESIIQFISQYKDLGYLPDAMFNFFALLGWSPGGEEEIFSHDELVKLFDESRLSKSPSMFDKQKLTWMNNQYVKKRSLDEVIELTLPHLQAAGRIPENMTDEQRAWVHDLIALYHTQLSYGAEIVELTAQFFTDEVEYDEQSKEVLAGEQVPEVMASFHKQLSELEAFDADSIKAAIKAVQKETGHKGKNLFMPIRVVATGQMHGPELPESIALIGKEKTLSRVAKFI from the coding sequence ATGTCAACAGAAGTACGCGTACGTTACGCGCCGAGCCCAACAGGCCATTTGCATATCGGCGGTGCCCGGACAGCGTTATTCAATTATTTATTTGCCCGTCACCACGGTGGAAAGTTTATAATCCGGATCGAGGACACGGATACAGAACGGAATATCGAAGCGGGTGAACTGTCGCAGCTTGATAATTTGAAATGGCTAGGCATCCATCATGATGAATCTGTTGATGTGGGCGGGCCGTATGGTCCATATCGCCAGACGGAGCGCTTGGATCTTTATACGCAATATGCGAAGGAAATGCTTGAAAAAGGCCATGCCTATAAATGTTTCTGTACGACCGAAGAACTGGAAGCAGAGCGGGAAAGGCAAAAGGCATCCGGCATTGCGGCTCCGATGTATGCGGGTACTTGCCGCCACTTGACCGAAGAGGAAGTCGCGGAAAAAGAAGCTGCCGGTTTACCGTATACCATCCGAATGAAGGTGCCTGAAAATGTGACGTATGAAGTGGATGATATGGTTCGCGGCAAAGTGGCCTTTGAATCCAAAGACGTGGGGGATTGGGTGCTAGTCAAGGCGAACGGAATTCCTACGTACAATTTTGCGGTGGTTATTGATGATCATCTGATGAAGATCTCGCATGTGTTCCGGGGTGAAGAGCATTTGACGAACACGCCGAAGCAATTGATGATATATGATGTGTTCGGCTGGGAATATCCTCGGTTCGGCCATATGACATTGATTGTGAATGAAGATCGGAAAAAGTTGTCGAAACGAGACGAGTCGATTATCCAATTCATCTCCCAATATAAAGATCTTGGTTATTTGCCGGACGCTATGTTTAACTTCTTTGCGTTACTTGGCTGGTCGCCGGGTGGAGAAGAAGAGATCTTCTCTCATGATGAGTTGGTGAAATTGTTTGATGAAAGCCGCTTGTCCAAATCGCCTTCCATGTTTGATAAGCAAAAGTTGACATGGATGAACAATCAATATGTCAAAAAGCGCAGCTTGGATGAAGTGATCGAGTTGACATTGCCGCATTTGCAAGCTGCTGGACGTATTCCTGAAAACATGACGGACGAGCAGCGTGCTTGGGTTCATGATCTGATCGCGCTTTATCATACACAGCTAAGCTACGGAGCAGAGATTGTCGAGTTGACCGCCCAGTTCTTTACGGATGAAGTGGAATATGATGAACAATCCAAAGAAGTGCTGGCTGGAGAACAAGTACCGGAAGTTATGGCATCTTTCCATAAGCAACTTTCAGAGCTGGAAGCATTTGATGCTGACTCCATAAAGGCGGCGATCAAAGCGGTACAAAAAGAGACAGGACATAAAGGAAAGAACCTATTCATGCCGATTCGTGTTGTAGCGACAGGGCAGATGCACGGCCCGGAACTTCCGGAATCCATTGCGTTGATCGGCAAGGAGAAGACACTTAGTCGGGTTGCGAAGTTTATTTAA
- the clpC gene encoding ATP-dependent protease ATP-binding subunit ClpC — protein MMFNNRLTQRAQKVLQLAQEEAIRMKHESIGTEHILLGLIREGGGIAAKALEAIDVSFETIEKGVESLVGTGTKDVGPIVHYTPRAKKVIELSVDESRKLGHSYIGTEHILLALIREGEGVAARVLNNAGVSLNRARQQVLQLLGNNDSSVGNQGPSSSASTPTLDSLARDLTEIAREGSLDPVIGRSKEITRVIEVLARRTKNNPVLIGEPGVGKTAIAEGLAQQIVNNEVPEILRDKRVMTLDMGTVVAGTKYRGEFEDRMKKVMEEIRQAGNIILFIDELHTLIGAGGAEGAIDASNILKPSLARGELQCIGATTLDEYRKYIEKDAALERRFQPIQVDEPTVEESIQIIRGLRDRYEAHHRVKITDEAIEAAAKMSDRYISDRFLPDKAIDLIDEAGSKVRLRSYTTPPNLKELEAKLEAIRHEKNAAVQSQEFEKAASFRDKEQKMKEELEKTKAAWKEKQGQKESEVTVNDIAEVVAMWTGVPVAKIAETETAKLLNMEELLHERVIGQKEAVTAISRAIRRARAGLKDPKRPIGSFIFLGPTGVGKTELARALAEAMFGDEDAMIRIDMSEYMEKHATSRLVGSPPGYVGYDEGGQLTEKVRRKPYSVVLLDEIEKAHPDVFNILLQVLEDGRLTDSKGRTVDFRNTVVIMTSNVGAEALKKNRYVGFNLQDGERDYEDMKGKMLEELKKAFRPEFLNRVDEMIVFHSLEKEHLKEIVTLMSNELTKRLAEQDIELVLTDEAKMKIAEEGYDPDYGARPLRRALQKHVEDKLSEELLKGTVLTGGKVIVDVEDGNFVVKTEKEAVTGK, from the coding sequence ATGATGTTTAATAATCGTCTTACGCAAAGGGCACAGAAAGTATTGCAACTGGCCCAAGAAGAAGCAATTCGGATGAAACATGAATCCATCGGCACAGAACATATCTTATTAGGATTGATCCGCGAAGGCGGTGGTATCGCGGCGAAAGCGCTCGAAGCCATTGATGTCAGTTTCGAAACTATCGAAAAAGGGGTGGAAAGCCTCGTCGGAACAGGGACAAAGGATGTTGGCCCGATCGTTCACTATACACCAAGAGCCAAAAAAGTTATTGAGCTATCTGTGGATGAATCTCGGAAACTCGGTCATTCCTACATTGGTACCGAGCATATCCTGCTTGCGTTGATTCGGGAAGGAGAAGGAGTAGCCGCCCGTGTGTTAAACAATGCAGGTGTCAGCCTGAATCGTGCACGGCAGCAGGTACTTCAGTTGCTAGGAAACAATGACAGCTCAGTAGGCAATCAGGGACCATCCTCTTCCGCTTCGACGCCGACGTTGGATAGCCTGGCCCGTGACTTAACTGAAATCGCCCGGGAAGGATCCTTGGACCCTGTCATTGGACGAAGCAAAGAAATTACTCGCGTCATCGAGGTTCTAGCACGCAGAACGAAGAACAATCCGGTGCTCATCGGGGAGCCGGGGGTCGGGAAGACGGCGATTGCCGAAGGTCTTGCCCAGCAAATCGTCAATAACGAAGTGCCTGAAATCCTGCGTGACAAACGTGTCATGACTCTTGATATGGGAACGGTCGTGGCAGGAACAAAATACCGTGGTGAATTTGAAGACCGCATGAAAAAAGTGATGGAGGAAATCCGGCAAGCGGGAAATATCATTTTATTCATAGATGAATTGCATACATTGATTGGTGCTGGCGGAGCGGAAGGGGCCATCGATGCCTCGAACATCCTGAAGCCATCTTTGGCTCGTGGTGAACTTCAATGCATCGGGGCAACTACACTCGATGAATACCGCAAGTATATTGAAAAAGACGCGGCACTTGAGCGCCGGTTCCAGCCAATTCAAGTCGATGAGCCAACAGTGGAAGAGTCCATTCAGATTATTCGTGGCTTGCGAGATCGGTACGAGGCGCATCATCGGGTGAAAATTACAGATGAAGCAATCGAAGCCGCAGCGAAAATGTCAGATCGCTATATATCCGATCGCTTCCTTCCTGACAAAGCGATCGATTTGATCGACGAAGCCGGTTCAAAGGTGCGTCTCCGTTCCTATACAACGCCTCCGAATTTGAAAGAGTTGGAAGCGAAATTGGAAGCAATCCGTCACGAGAAGAACGCGGCAGTCCAAAGCCAGGAATTCGAAAAGGCTGCTTCCTTCCGAGACAAGGAACAGAAGATGAAGGAAGAGCTTGAAAAAACGAAAGCGGCTTGGAAAGAAAAACAAGGCCAAAAAGAATCGGAAGTTACCGTTAATGATATTGCGGAAGTCGTTGCGATGTGGACTGGCGTGCCGGTTGCGAAAATCGCCGAAACGGAAACAGCGAAGTTGTTAAATATGGAAGAACTGCTTCATGAGCGAGTGATCGGTCAAAAAGAAGCGGTTACGGCCATTTCCCGGGCCATTCGCCGCGCGCGTGCCGGATTGAAAGATCCGAAGCGCCCAATCGGCTCCTTCATCTTTCTTGGACCTACAGGGGTCGGGAAGACAGAATTAGCCCGTGCGCTTGCGGAAGCGATGTTCGGGGATGAGGATGCGATGATCCGGATTGACATGTCTGAGTACATGGAAAAGCATGCGACATCCCGCCTCGTCGGTTCGCCTCCTGGTTATGTTGGATATGATGAAGGCGGACAATTGACAGAGAAAGTGCGTCGCAAACCGTATTCAGTCGTCTTGCTTGATGAAATCGAGAAGGCGCATCCGGATGTATTCAATATTCTTCTGCAAGTTTTGGAGGATGGAAGGCTTACGGATTCGAAAGGACGTACAGTCGATTTCCGAAATACGGTCGTCATCATGACATCAAACGTAGGTGCGGAAGCATTGAAGAAGAACCGTTATGTCGGATTTAATTTGCAGGATGGCGAACGGGATTACGAGGATATGAAAGGAAAAATGCTGGAAGAACTGAAAAAGGCATTTCGGCCTGAATTCCTAAACCGTGTCGATGAAATGATCGTTTTCCATTCACTTGAGAAAGAGCATTTGAAAGAGATTGTCACACTCATGTCCAATGAATTGACAAAACGGCTTGCCGAGCAGGATATTGAACTTGTCTTGACGGACGAAGCGAAAATGAAAATCGCAGAAGAAGGATATGACCCGGACTACGGGGCTCGTCCATTGCGCCGTGCACTTCAAAAACACGTCGAGGATAAGTTGTCGGAAGAACTTCTTAAAGGTACGGTGCTTACAGGCGGAAAAGTGATCGTAGATGTGGAAGATGGCAATTTTGTCGTGAAAACTGAAAAAGAAGCTGTCACAGGAAAATAA
- the radA gene encoding DNA repair protein RadA, producing MAKKKTKFMCRSCGYESPKWMGRCPGCGEWNTMDEEVEIVQKGPRGAFQHSTSIVSKAVPINSIETVQEPRVDTDLDELNRVLGGGIVPGSLILIGGDPGIGKSTLLLQVSSLLANKGQRVLYISGEESIRQTKLRAERLGVISDELYIYAETDLGKIHETIAEVKPQLVIADSIQTIHHPEVTSAPGSVSQVRECTAELMRIAKTQNIAIFIVGHVTKDGQIAGPRLLEHMVDTVLYFEGERHHTYRILRSVKNRFGSTNEIAIFEMLQSGLKEVLNPSELFLRERSQGGAGSTVVASMEGTRPILVEIQALVTPSSFNYPKRMATGLDQNRVSLLMAVLEKRMGMLLQAQDAYIKVAGGVKLDEPAIDLAVLMSIVSSYRDLSVGVTDCFIGEVGLTGEVRRVSRIEQRVTEAAKLGFERAFVPSSNLGGWDYPAGIQVVGVETISDAMKLAFGQS from the coding sequence ATGGCAAAAAAGAAAACGAAGTTCATGTGCAGATCATGCGGCTACGAATCCCCGAAATGGATGGGACGTTGCCCGGGCTGCGGGGAATGGAACACGATGGATGAGGAAGTGGAAATTGTACAAAAAGGGCCACGAGGTGCTTTCCAGCATTCAACCAGCATAGTAAGCAAAGCTGTGCCGATCAATTCAATCGAAACGGTGCAGGAGCCTCGCGTTGATACGGACCTTGATGAATTAAACCGTGTCCTTGGAGGCGGCATCGTCCCGGGATCCCTCATTCTGATCGGGGGTGATCCGGGGATCGGTAAATCGACATTGCTGCTCCAAGTCTCCTCGCTGTTGGCGAATAAAGGGCAGCGGGTGCTTTATATCTCTGGAGAGGAATCAATCCGGCAGACAAAACTGCGTGCCGAGCGATTGGGTGTTATATCCGATGAACTTTATATATACGCAGAGACCGATTTGGGTAAAATACATGAGACGATTGCAGAAGTGAAGCCTCAGCTTGTTATCGCCGACTCCATCCAGACGATCCATCATCCGGAAGTGACCTCGGCACCGGGCAGTGTGTCCCAAGTGAGAGAATGTACGGCAGAGTTGATGCGAATAGCCAAGACACAGAATATCGCTATATTCATTGTCGGACATGTGACGAAGGACGGACAGATTGCCGGACCGAGGCTATTAGAGCATATGGTGGATACGGTTCTTTATTTTGAAGGGGAACGCCACCATACGTATCGAATTTTACGTAGTGTGAAAAATCGGTTCGGTTCGACGAATGAAATTGCTATTTTTGAGATGCTTCAATCTGGTTTGAAGGAAGTGCTCAATCCATCTGAACTGTTTTTGCGGGAACGTTCCCAAGGAGGGGCTGGTTCGACAGTTGTCGCTTCCATGGAAGGGACAAGGCCGATACTAGTTGAGATCCAAGCGCTTGTCACGCCTTCAAGTTTCAATTATCCAAAGCGGATGGCAACAGGCCTCGATCAAAACCGTGTATCCCTTCTCATGGCTGTACTGGAAAAACGAATGGGAATGTTGTTACAGGCGCAAGATGCGTATATTAAGGTAGCAGGAGGCGTCAAATTGGATGAGCCGGCAATCGATTTGGCTGTGCTGATGAGCATTGTTTCCAGCTATCGTGATCTTTCGGTAGGCGTTACCGATTGTTTCATTGGCGAGGTGGGGTTGACCGGGGAGGTTCGCAGAGTCTCCCGCATTGAACAACGGGTAACAGAGGCGGCAAAGTTGGGCTTTGAGCGTGCCTTCGTTCCGAGTTCTAATCTGGGCGGCTGGGATTATCCGGCAGGGATCCAAGTCGTCGGTGTAGAAACGATAAGCGATGCGATGAAACTGGCTTTCGGACAGTCCTGA
- a CDS encoding PIN/TRAM domain-containing protein: MLKRVVQVGFLLIGGTLGVLFLPHLFSLFSFTTRPMIDNPYVAAVLGAIVLYLLSIFLTEPIVNFIKWMEDLLLKAPIFDLLFGTVGLIVGLSVAFLVSFGLSSVEIPIITSILPVLLSILLGYLGFQVGFKKREEFINAMVSIRNSGTKKKDGGETARPKDSLNKILDTSVIIDGRVADIASTGFLEGILVVPQFVLTELQHIADSSDTLKRTKGRRGLDVLKRLQTEEGPQILITDEDFADVAEVDLKLVRLAKSMNGLVVTNDFNLNKVADLHGVSVLNINDLANAVKPVVIPGEEMHVAVIKDGKEHNQGVAYLDDGTMIVIEDGKTHIGNMIDVVVTSVLQTSAGRMIFAKPKNGKTDTNGRKLERWGS, translated from the coding sequence ATGTTAAAAAGAGTGGTCCAAGTTGGTTTTTTGCTAATCGGCGGCACGCTCGGCGTTTTGTTTTTACCGCATTTATTTTCCCTTTTTTCATTTACGACCAGACCGATGATCGATAATCCGTATGTTGCAGCAGTACTTGGCGCTATCGTTTTATATTTGTTAAGCATCTTTCTAACTGAACCGATTGTTAATTTTATTAAATGGATGGAAGATCTCTTACTAAAGGCACCTATTTTTGATCTGTTATTTGGAACTGTCGGGTTGATCGTTGGGTTAAGTGTAGCGTTTCTCGTCAGCTTTGGCCTTAGCAGTGTTGAAATCCCGATTATCACATCTATTCTTCCTGTATTGCTGTCCATTTTGCTTGGATATCTCGGCTTCCAAGTAGGATTTAAAAAGAGAGAAGAATTTATCAATGCGATGGTGTCAATCCGCAACAGCGGAACGAAGAAGAAGGACGGGGGCGAGACCGCACGTCCGAAAGACAGTCTGAATAAGATTTTGGATACGAGTGTCATCATTGACGGCAGGGTTGCAGATATCGCATCGACAGGCTTTCTTGAGGGAATCTTGGTTGTGCCGCAGTTCGTTCTCACAGAATTACAGCATATCGCAGATTCTTCTGACACGTTGAAACGGACAAAGGGGAGACGCGGGCTAGACGTGTTGAAGCGTCTCCAAACAGAAGAGGGACCTCAAATACTTATTACCGATGAAGACTTCGCGGATGTGGCGGAAGTGGATCTCAAGCTTGTCCGTCTAGCGAAGAGTATGAATGGATTGGTCGTCACAAACGATTTCAATTTAAATAAGGTGGCGGATCTTCACGGCGTGTCTGTATTGAATATCAACGATTTGGCCAATGCTGTCAAACCAGTTGTTATTCCAGGTGAAGAGATGCATGTTGCCGTCATTAAAGATGGCAAGGAGCATAACCAAGGCGTCGCTTATTTGGATGACGGGACAATGATTGTCATCGAAGATGGTAAAACACATATCGGCAATATGATTGATGTTGTTGTTACAAGCGTTTTGCAAACATCGGCAGGCCGGATGATTTTTGCCAAGCCGAAAAACGGAAAAACAGATACAAATGGCCGGAAATTGGAAAGATGGGGTAGTTAG
- a CDS encoding Mini-ribonuclease 3 — protein MYSLRDMDVKQMNALALAYMGDAVYEQAIREHLLRSGRVKPNTLHKEATKYVSAKAQAAAIKMLQQSGFLTEEEEGILRRGRNAKSGSVPKHTDVITYNYSSGFEAVIGYLYLLGRAERLAEFIRESIESVEQPKEEGTF, from the coding sequence GTGTACAGTCTGCGTGATATGGATGTCAAACAAATGAATGCGTTGGCGCTGGCTTATATGGGGGATGCGGTTTACGAGCAGGCAATCCGGGAGCATCTGCTTCGTTCGGGCAGAGTAAAACCGAATACTCTTCATAAGGAGGCAACAAAGTACGTGTCTGCGAAGGCCCAGGCTGCGGCAATCAAAATGCTGCAGCAATCCGGGTTTCTGACTGAGGAGGAAGAAGGAATTCTCCGTCGGGGGCGTAATGCGAAATCGGGCTCTGTACCGAAACATACAGACGTCATCACGTATAATTATAGTTCGGGTTTTGAAGCGGTCATCGGATATCTATACTTGCTTGGAAGAGCAGAGCGTCTCGCGGAATTCATTCGGGAATCGATTGAATCCGTGGAGCAGCCAAAGGAGGAGGGCACATTTTGA